The following DNA comes from Gossypium hirsutum isolate 1008001.06 unplaced genomic scaffold, Gossypium_hirsutum_v2.1 scaffold_447, whole genome shotgun sequence.
TGTGGATCGCCTTTCTTCTGTTATGCCAAAACATTAACAGGGAATGAGAAGGCAGACTTAGTAATGTTTGTAGCGAAAATATGGAAATAAAGGAAGAAATCCTGGCATACTCTGTTTAGAAAATATAGTGATATATACGAGGTAAAGCATACCTTCTAAGCTCCAGAAGAGCATTTTATATCTGGAGAAGGATCATTTGGGAGAtgttgcaagtcagtatgctctgtTAAGATACAATGCTTGTGAAAATATTCATTGAATCAAAACTATCATTTAGTACAATCGTTGTTTGTATATTTATAGtagcaaacttaactaacatgtgCTAATAGCTAACCGATAATTAACTAACTAACTGCCTAACTGTCTTATTAGTTACTCTAATATTCTCCCGGTTTTGCTTCAACGTTTAAAACTTGAATATCGTCATTACTGAAACGAACTTGCAATTCTTGTATGAATGTAGCAAACTGTTTTAGTGGTATAGGCTTGGTAAGACATCAGCAATTTGTCTTGTGGATGGAACAAAACTGACCTGCAGTACACCATCAAGTACTTTTTCACGCACAAGTGATGATCAATCTCCACATGTTTCTTTCGAGTATGATGAGTTAGATTTGCAGTCATGGTGACTGTAGAGGGATTGTCGCACCATACTACTGGTATCTGACAAACTGACATGCCAATTTCATCTAACAGCAGCTTAACCCATAGCAACTCAGATACACAATTAGCTAAGATGCGGTATTCGGCTTCAGATGAGGACCTGGATACTACTGCTTACTTCTTGAAGCACCATGCAATCGGGTTTGGTTCTAGGTAAACCACATATCCTGTGGTAGAACGTCGATCTTCAACAGAGGCAACCCAGTCAACATCAGAGTAGCACACTAACTTAAACTGACCTTTTGAGAGGAACAAACCATGATCCATAGTCCCTATAAGGTACCTCAATACACGCTTAACTGCCTTTCAATGGATATCACTAGGCAAGTTCATGTACTGACTTAGTTTGTTCACGCAAAACGCTAAGTCAGGACGTGTAATACACAAATACTGAAGCATGCCAACTGTACTCTGATACAAGTGACCACCAGCAAATGATGGACTACCATCTGAAGCAACTAGTTTGGGAGTGCTCACCATGGGTGTAGGCGTAGGTGCAGCTATTGCCATGCCTGTTTTATGAAGTATTTCCGAGACATATTTCTTCTGATTAAGGAACAGACCCTGAGGTGTATGTTGCACTTCAATGCCCAAGAAAAAATTGATCCTACCCATGTCTTTAAGAGCAAAATTATCATGAAACTGACTTATCACTTTGTTTATATCTGTAATGGAGCTGCCTGTGACTACTATGTCATCCACATGAGTCATAAGCCGCAAGAGTTATCCATCGAAGGCTCGAATGAATAGTGAAGGATCAGCTTTCGATGTACAAAAACCAAGTTAATCCACTAGATACTGCTTTAGTGTCTGAAACCATGCACGAGGAGCTTGCCTCAGACTATACAATGCCTTGGTCAGTCGACAAACAAGTTTTTGGCCATTGTCACCTGCAACTTCAAACCCAGGTGGTTGAGCCATATAAATCTCTTATGTTAGATCCCCATTGAGAATGACATTATTCACATCAACTTGCCTTAATGACCAGCCTTTTTATGACTACAATAGCTAGAACAGCCCGTATAGTTGTTGCCTTAACTACTGGACTAAACATGTCGCAAAAATTAAATCCAGCATGTTGAGAAAAACCTTTAGCCACCAATCGTGCCTTATACCTCTCCACGGTCTCATCAGCCCTCTTTTTCACTTTAAACAGCCACTTGCATCCAATGACCTTCCTATTAGCAGACAGAGGACAAATAGCCTATGTTTTATTTTGAAGAAGAACCTGTAACTCATTATGTATCGCTGCTTGCCAACACTCATCTTGCATTGCTTCATGGATGTCAGCAGAGTATCATTCAATAAACAAGCTACATTGCTTAGGTAGGCCTTCGATTTAAAAATACTAGCCTTGCTACGTGTAACCATTGCATAAGAATTAACTGGGATAGCAGGTGATGGAGAAGACACATGTGGCCTACCAAAACTAGACCTTCTAGAGCTGAAACTTACACAAGGGGACTGTACTAGAGTATCAACACTGAGCACAGAAACCTCATTCAAGGAATTAACACGGGTAACCATTGGAACATTAACTACTGGAGTACCCTGAGCTGTATGAACTGGTGTCATAATAAGAAGCTTAGAACTAGACTGTGAAATAGAAGGTATGGAAGCTGCAGACTTGGGGCAGAG
Coding sequences within:
- the LOC121226811 gene encoding uncharacterized mitochondrial protein AtMg00810-like, producing MTHVDDIVVTGSSITDINKVISQFHDNFALKDMGRINFFLGIEVQHTPQGLFLNQKKYVSEILHKTGMAIAAPTPTPMVSTPKLVASDGSPSFAGGHLYQSTVGMLQYLCITRPDLAFCVNKLSQYMNLPSDIH